The Acidianus infernus genome window below encodes:
- a CDS encoding aspartyl protease family protein: MGLIYVDGIVKNEKGDSEKVRFLIDSGAYYTVLKKEIWEKLGLKEISKVSLVLADGTTIERGVSEAIIELPPYGERHSPVILGESEDENLLGVVTLEIFGLVLDPLKREIRQGRIIMK; this comes from the coding sequence GTGGGACTAATCTACGTTGACGGTATAGTAAAGAACGAGAAAGGAGATAGTGAAAAGGTTAGATTCTTGATAGATTCTGGCGCTTATTACACCGTGCTAAAGAAGGAAATTTGGGAAAAGCTCGGATTAAAGGAGATTTCCAAAGTGTCGCTAGTTTTAGCTGACGGTACAACTATAGAAAGGGGAGTTTCAGAGGCAATCATTGAACTTCCGCCCTACGGAGAAAGGCACTCTCCAGTTATTTTAGGAGAGAGTGAAGATGAAAATTTACTAGGAGTTGTAACCCTGGAAATTTTTGGTCTTGTTTTGGATCCCCTAAAGAGGGAAATTAGGCAAGGTAGAATTATCATGAAGTAA